The window GAACCCATGTCCATCGTAGAACTGCAACATGTGCGCAAGGCCTACGACACCAAGATCGCCGTAGCTGACCTCAGCTTTACCATCGAACCCGGCAGCATGTTCGGCCTCCTTGGCCCCAACGGCTCGGGCAAGACCTCCTCTATCCGCATGATGATCGGTATTACGGTCCCCGACTCCGGCACCGTCAGCCTCTTCGGCCAGCCCTTCACTCGCGAAAATTTAAAGCGCGTCGGCTATCTCCCAGAAGAGCGCGGCCTCTACAAGAAGATGAAGGTCATGGACCAGCTCATCTTCCTCGGTCAGCTTCACGGTCTCGACGCGACCACTGCTTCGAAGCGTGCGCACGCCTGGTGTGACCGGCTCGAAATCACGGCTTCGATCGACAAAAAAACGGAAGAGCTGTCCAAGGGGATGCAGCAGAAGATTCAGTTCATCTCTACTCTCCTGCACGAGCCCGAGCTCATCATTATGGACGAGCCCTTCAGCGGCCTCGATCCCGTCAACGCCGTTCTGCTCATGGACACCCTCGTCGACCTCCGCAAGCAAGGCCGCACGATCCTCTTCTCCACCCACCGAATGGATCAGGTCGAAAAGATCTGCGACAGTATCTGCCTGATCCACAACAGCCATCTCGTCCTCTCAGGCTCCATGCGCGAGATCAAGTCTCGTTACCCCGTCAACCGAGTTCTCATCAACTTCACAGGCGATGCTGGATTTCTCAACCATCCCACCATTCATTCCGCAAAGAACTACGGTGGCCATGCCGAGATTCGCCTCAACGATGG is drawn from Edaphobacter lichenicola and contains these coding sequences:
- a CDS encoding ABC transporter ATP-binding protein, giving the protein MSIVELQHVRKAYDTKIAVADLSFTIEPGSMFGLLGPNGSGKTSSIRMMIGITVPDSGTVSLFGQPFTRENLKRVGYLPEERGLYKKMKVMDQLIFLGQLHGLDATTASKRAHAWCDRLEITASIDKKTEELSKGMQQKIQFISTLLHEPELIIMDEPFSGLDPVNAVLLMDTLVDLRKQGRTILFSTHRMDQVEKICDSICLIHNSHLVLSGSMREIKSRYPVNRVLINFTGDAGFLNHPTIHSAKNYGGHAEIRLNDGADAQALLAAAVTTARITRFEVMEPTLEEIFIEKVTENNATIETGEKVDA